In the genome of Aridibaculum aurantiacum, one region contains:
- a CDS encoding class I SAM-dependent methyltransferase: protein MQMEVKCPVCASATNQVKQLSQAFIVENLEKYYSSKVDRKILDTDYFIHQCKGCTLEFAYPLIQGNDAFYSWITTRTTYYPHLRSEYLQVIDHINSLPTGKKVKVLDIGCGSGLFMKLVKEKCPNAEIDGLETTPESVAACVDAGLNAYHSYLDEYVELCRQKELAYDVIVAFHVLEHVEDPKGFVSTAASLLAAGGALFISTPLSPMSFETDWYDPLNHPPHHMTRWTIKAYETLAAKCQLQVKVWLEDAVKPLSRAFTTWRLVKEMKQSSKTKIAASIVASPLAFAKVLQNQKQRQQVDDKYLPDVILVQLYK, encoded by the coding sequence ATGCAAATGGAAGTAAAATGTCCTGTTTGTGCAAGCGCTACCAACCAGGTAAAACAGCTTAGCCAGGCTTTCATTGTAGAAAACCTGGAAAAATATTATTCCAGTAAGGTGGATAGAAAGATACTGGATACAGATTATTTTATCCATCAGTGCAAAGGTTGTACACTAGAATTTGCTTACCCGCTTATACAAGGAAATGATGCTTTTTATTCATGGATTACTACGCGAACTACCTATTATCCTCACTTGCGTTCTGAGTACTTGCAAGTAATAGATCATATCAATTCTTTACCCACTGGTAAAAAAGTAAAAGTGTTGGATATTGGGTGTGGCAGTGGATTGTTCATGAAGTTGGTTAAGGAGAAGTGCCCAAATGCAGAAATAGATGGGTTGGAGACCACACCGGAAAGTGTAGCAGCATGTGTTGATGCAGGATTAAACGCATATCATTCATACCTGGATGAATACGTGGAACTGTGCAGGCAGAAGGAATTGGCATACGATGTCATTGTTGCTTTCCACGTGCTGGAGCATGTAGAGGATCCAAAGGGTTTTGTAAGCACTGCAGCCAGCTTACTTGCAGCAGGTGGTGCTTTATTTATTAGTACACCTTTATCACCAATGAGTTTTGAAACTGATTGGTATGACCCGCTTAACCATCCGCCACACCACATGACAAGGTGGACAATTAAAGCATACGAAACATTAGCAGCAAAATGCCAGTTACAAGTAAAGGTTTGGCTGGAGGATGCAGTAAAGCCATTGAGCAGGGCTTTTACAACCTGGAGGTTGGTAAAGGAAATGAAGCAATCTTCAAAAACAAAAATTGCTGCCAGTATTGTTGCATCGCCATTGGCTTTTGCCAAGGTTTTACAAAATCAAAAACAAAGGCAGCAGGTAGATGATAAATACCTGCCTGATGTAATACTGGTTCAACTTTATAAGTAA